The Gallus gallus isolate bGalGal1 unplaced genomic scaffold, bGalGal1.mat.broiler.GRCg7b scaffold_97, whole genome shotgun sequence genome window below encodes:
- the LOC121112986 gene encoding coiled-coil domain-containing protein 22 isoform X1, translated as MEEVDKILIHSLRQVGTPVPPEVQSVRELSAELVVEAAVRCLRAVRPALGGALSPHLPPGISARFRLASDLAAACQVHKHPPKPPHRTPLHSFYPPPPPPATLRDPPTPPQDPPS; from the exons ATGGAGGAAGTGGACAAAATCCTGATCCATTCGCTGCGGCAAGTGGGGAC gCCGGTGCCCCCCGAGGTGCAGAGCGTGCGGGAGCTGAGCGCAGAGCTGGTGGTGGAGGCGGCCGTGCGGTGCCTGCGGGCGGTTCGCCCCGCATTGGGGGGGGCTCTgagcccccacctcccccccggCATCTCCGCACGCTTCCGGCTCGCCTCCGACCTCGCCGCTGCGTGTCAGGTGCACAAacacccccccaaacccccccacaGGACCCCACTTCATAGCTtctatccccccccccccccccccgccacccTCAGagaccccccaaccccccctcaGGACCCCCC